From Primulina huaijiensis isolate GDHJ02 chromosome 15, ASM1229523v2, whole genome shotgun sequence, one genomic window encodes:
- the LOC140959611 gene encoding tubulin alpha-3 chain-like isoform X1 encodes MREIISIHIGQAGIQVGNSCWELYCLEHGIHPDGMMPSDTSVGVAHDAFNTFFSETSSGKHVPRAIFVDLEPTVIDEVRTGTYRQLFHPEQLISGKEDAANNFARGHYTVGKEVVDLCLDRVRKLADNCTGLQGFLVFNAVGGGTGSGLGSLLLERLSVEYGKKSKLGFTIYPSPQVSTAVVEPYNSVLSTHSLLEHTDVVVLLDNEAIYDICRRSLDIERPTYTNLNRLISQIISSLTTSLRFDGAINVDITEFQTNLVPYPRIHFMLSSYAPVISAEKAYHEQLSVPEITNSVFEPSSMMAKCDPRHGKYMACCLMYRGDVVPKDVNAAVATIKTKRTVQFVDWCPTGFKCGINYQPPTVVPGGDLAKVQRAVCMISNNTAVAEVFSRIDYKFDLMYAKRAFVHWYVGEGMEEGEFSEAREDLAALEKDYEEVGAEGADDEEEGEE; translated from the exons ATGAGAGAGATCATTAGCATTCACATCGGGCAAGCGGGAATTCAAGTTGGGAATTCGTGCTGGGAGCTCTATTGCCTTGAACATGGCATTCATCCTGATGGGATGATGCCTAG CGACACTTCTGTTGGGGTGGCACATGATGCTTTCAATACCTTCTTCAGCGAGACTAGCTCTGGAAAGCATGTCCCAAGAGCTATTTTTGTTGATCTTGAACCCACAGTCATTGATGAAGTTCGGACAGGGACTTATCGCCAGCTCTTCCACCCAGAACAGCTCATCTCTGGAAAAGAAGATGCCGCCAACAACTTTGCTCGGGGACATTATACAG TGGGAAAGGAGGTGGTTGATCTTTGCCTGGATAGAGTGAGGAAGTTGGCTGACAACTGCACAGGTTTGCAAGGGTTTTTGGTTTTTAATGCCGTAGGTGGTGGTACTGGTTCAGGATTGGGTTCTCTGCTATTGGAACGTTTGTCAGTGGAATATGGAAAAAAGTCAAAGCTTGGATTCACTATTTACCCATCTCCTCAG GTCTCCACAGCTGTTGTTGAGCCTTACAACAGTGTTCTCTCAACTCATTCCCTTCTCGAGCATACAGATGTGGTTGTGCTTCTGGACAATGAAGCCATTTACGATATATGCCGAAGGTCATTAGACATAGAAAGGCCTACGTATACCAATTTGAACCGATTGATTTCCCAGATCATATCATCCTTGACTACTTCTTTGCGATTTGATGGTGCCATTAATGTTGATATTACTGAGTTCCAGACCAACCTCGTCCCATATCCCCGGATCCATTTCATGCTATCATCTTATGCTCCCGTGATCTCAGCTGAGAAAGCATATCATGAACAACTGTCAGTCCCTGAGATCACAAATTCAGTTTTCGAGCCATCGAGTATGATGGCAAAATGTGATCCAAGACATGGGAAATACATGGCATGTTGCTTGATGTACCGTGGAGATGTTGTTCCCAAGGATGTCAATGCTGCTGTTGCTACCATTAAAACCAAACGAACTGTTCAGTTTGTTGACTG GTGCCCAACTGGCTTCAAGTGTGGAATCAACTATCAACCTCCAACTGTGGTACCTGGAGGTGATCTTGCCAAAGTGCAACGAGCAGTGTGCATGATCAGCAACAACACAGCAGTCGCCGAAGTTTTTTCGCGTATTGACTACAAATTTGATCTCATGTATGCCAAGAGGGCATTTGTTCATTGGTATGTAGGTGAAGGAATGGAGGAGGGGGAGTTCAGCGAAGCTCGTGAAGATTTGGCTGCTCTCGAAAAAGACTATGAAGAAGTCGGTGCCGAAGGTGCAGATGACGAGGAGGAAGGCGAAGAATAG
- the LOC140959611 gene encoding tubulin alpha-3 chain-like isoform X2, with translation MREIISIHIGQAGIQVGNSCWELYCLEHGIHPDGMMPSDTSVGVAHDAFNTFFSETSSGKHVPRAIFVDLEPTVIDEVRTGTYRQLFHPEQLISGKEDAANNFARGHYTVGKEVVDLCLDRVRKLADNCTGLQGFLVFNAVGGGTGSGLGSLLLERLSVEYGKKSKLGFTIYPSPQVSTAVVEPYNSVLSTHSLLEHTDVVVLLDNEAIYDICRRSLDIERPTYTNLNRLISQIISSLTTSLRFDGAINVDITEFQTNLVPYPRIHFMLSSYAPVISAEKAYHEQLSVPEITNSVFEPSSMMAKCDPRHGKYMACCLMYRGDVVPKDVNAAVATIKTKRTVQFVDWCPTGFKCGINYQPPTVVPGGDLAKVQRAVCMISNNTAVAEVFSSAKLVKIWLLSKKTMKKSVPKVQMTRRKAKNSNNYALASFKYKFVELLMLATLPLFA, from the exons ATGAGAGAGATCATTAGCATTCACATCGGGCAAGCGGGAATTCAAGTTGGGAATTCGTGCTGGGAGCTCTATTGCCTTGAACATGGCATTCATCCTGATGGGATGATGCCTAG CGACACTTCTGTTGGGGTGGCACATGATGCTTTCAATACCTTCTTCAGCGAGACTAGCTCTGGAAAGCATGTCCCAAGAGCTATTTTTGTTGATCTTGAACCCACAGTCATTGATGAAGTTCGGACAGGGACTTATCGCCAGCTCTTCCACCCAGAACAGCTCATCTCTGGAAAAGAAGATGCCGCCAACAACTTTGCTCGGGGACATTATACAG TGGGAAAGGAGGTGGTTGATCTTTGCCTGGATAGAGTGAGGAAGTTGGCTGACAACTGCACAGGTTTGCAAGGGTTTTTGGTTTTTAATGCCGTAGGTGGTGGTACTGGTTCAGGATTGGGTTCTCTGCTATTGGAACGTTTGTCAGTGGAATATGGAAAAAAGTCAAAGCTTGGATTCACTATTTACCCATCTCCTCAG GTCTCCACAGCTGTTGTTGAGCCTTACAACAGTGTTCTCTCAACTCATTCCCTTCTCGAGCATACAGATGTGGTTGTGCTTCTGGACAATGAAGCCATTTACGATATATGCCGAAGGTCATTAGACATAGAAAGGCCTACGTATACCAATTTGAACCGATTGATTTCCCAGATCATATCATCCTTGACTACTTCTTTGCGATTTGATGGTGCCATTAATGTTGATATTACTGAGTTCCAGACCAACCTCGTCCCATATCCCCGGATCCATTTCATGCTATCATCTTATGCTCCCGTGATCTCAGCTGAGAAAGCATATCATGAACAACTGTCAGTCCCTGAGATCACAAATTCAGTTTTCGAGCCATCGAGTATGATGGCAAAATGTGATCCAAGACATGGGAAATACATGGCATGTTGCTTGATGTACCGTGGAGATGTTGTTCCCAAGGATGTCAATGCTGCTGTTGCTACCATTAAAACCAAACGAACTGTTCAGTTTGTTGACTG GTGCCCAACTGGCTTCAAGTGTGGAATCAACTATCAACCTCCAACTGTGGTACCTGGAGGTGATCTTGCCAAAGTGCAACGAGCAGTGTGCATGATCAGCAACAACACAGCAGTCGCCGAAGTTTTTTC TTCAGCGAAGCTCGTGAAGATTTGGCTGCTCTCGAAAAAGACTATGAAGAAGTCGGTGCCGAAGGTGCAGATGACGAGGAGGAAGGCGAAGAATAGTAACAATTATGCATTGGCATCTTTCAAGTACAAGTTTGTTGAATTACTAATGTTGGCTACTCTTCCACTGTTTGCGTAA